From one Triticum urartu cultivar G1812 chromosome 3, Tu2.1, whole genome shotgun sequence genomic stretch:
- the LOC125543648 gene encoding probable peptide/nitrate transporter At3g43790 isoform X2, which yields MLGRALTSTLWGIVADKHGRKPVLVVTLIAVITLNTLFGLSSSYWMALTTRGLLGLLSGMLGPIKAYATEVCRKEYSHLALSLISSSRAIGLIVGPAIGGYLAQPADKYPGMFSQEYIFGRFPYFLPCLCISILAVAALISCIWLPETLHKHNEATYSNNSIEAMEESLSDSNAEESSGGYWSLFTNWPLMSAITVYCLFSLQDVAYAEVFSLWAVSDRKYGGLSFTSTDVGSVLALSGLFLLIYQILIYPSVAKAIEPITLVRATAILTLPLLASYPFMTTLSGFNLQLVVNCASSLKNSFQVTTITVCNILMNDAVSQDLRASANGLSVTLMSIFKAVAPAVAGVIFSWAQRRQTASFLPGDHLVFFMLNAATVVGLMCTFGPHFARGSTKH from the exons ATGCTTGGTAGAGCACTCACCTCTACATTATGGGGAATTGTGGCCGATAAGCATGGGAGGAAACCTGTTCTCGTAGTTACCCTTATTGCAGT AATTACCTTGAATACACTATTTGGACTCAGCTCTAGTTATTGGATGGCATTAACCACAAGAGGTTTGCTTGGGTTGTTGTCTGGTATGTTGGGGCCAATTAAG GCTTATGCTACAGAAGTATGCCGGAAAGAATATAGTCACTTGGCATTATCACTT ATTTCTTCCTCACGTGCCATAGGCCTCATTGTTGGTCCAGCCATTGGTGGTTATCTTGCACAG CCAGCAGATAAATATCCAGGCATGTTCTCTCAGGAATATATATTCGGGAG GTTTCCATATTTTCTCCCATGCCTGTGTATATCAATCCTCGCCGTTGCTGCTTTAATTTCTTGCATCTGGCTTCCG GAAACTTTACATAAACACAATGAAGCGACATATTCAAATAATTCGATTGAAGCCATGGAAGAATCTCTTTCCGACTCTAATGCTGAAGAAAGTAGTGGTGGATATTGGAGTTTGTTCACAAACTGGCCATTGATGTCTGCTATCACCGTATATTGTCTTTTCTCGCTTCAGGATGTGGCTTATGCAGAG GTATTCTCTCTTTGGGCTGTTAGCGATAGGAAATATGGTGGATTAAGCTTTACTTCTACAGATGTGGGCAGTGTCCTTGCACTCTCAG GTCTCTTCCTCCTAATATACCAGATTTTGATTTATCCATCGGTTGCAAAAGCTATAGAACCTATCACATTAGTCCGTGCAACTGCG ATCTTGACATTACCACTTCTTGCGAGCTATCCATTCATGACTACATTATCAGGGTTCAATCTTCAGTTGGTAGTAAATTGTGCATCTTCTCTAAAGAATTCCTTCCAA GTAACTACCATCACGGTGTGCAATATTTTGATGAATGATGCTGTG AGTCAAGACCTAAGAGCATCGGCCAATGGACTTTCTGTAACACTAATGTCCATCTTCAAAGCTGTCGCTCCGGCTGTTGCAGGTGTTAT ATTTTCATGGGCTCAAAGGCGCCAAACTGCTTCATTTCTTCCAG GAGACCACCTTGTCTTTTTCATGCTTAACGCGGCCACCGTCGTCGGTCTTATGTGCACCTTCGGACCACACTTTGCTAGGGGCAGCACGAAGCATTGA
- the LOC125543648 gene encoding probable peptide/nitrate transporter At3g43790 isoform X1: MGKDGGGGDGLEVPLLKRTYYHGNCPGCRLEKRNETRRGVPYTEFACMWLVTVCSTLPIQSLFPFLYFMIRDLHIAKQVEDIGFYAGFVGASYMLGRALTSTLWGIVADKHGRKPVLVVTLIAVITLNTLFGLSSSYWMALTTRGLLGLLSGMLGPIKAYATEVCRKEYSHLALSLISSSRAIGLIVGPAIGGYLAQPADKYPGMFSQEYIFGRFPYFLPCLCISILAVAALISCIWLPETLHKHNEATYSNNSIEAMEESLSDSNAEESSGGYWSLFTNWPLMSAITVYCLFSLQDVAYAEVFSLWAVSDRKYGGLSFTSTDVGSVLALSGLFLLIYQILIYPSVAKAIEPITLVRATAILTLPLLASYPFMTTLSGFNLQLVVNCASSLKNSFQVTTITVCNILMNDAVSQDLRASANGLSVTLMSIFKAVAPAVAGVIFSWAQRRQTASFLPGDHLVFFMLNAATVVGLMCTFGPHFARGSTKH, encoded by the exons ATGGGCaaagatggcggcggcggcgacgggctgGAGGTGCCGCTGCTGAAGCGGACGTACTACCACGGCAACTGCCCCGGGTGCAGGCTGGAGAAGAGGAACGAGACGCGGAGGGGCGTGCCCTACACAGAGTTCGCCTGCATGTGGCTCGTCACCGTCTGCTCCA CCTTGCCGATTCAATCCTTGTTTCCCTTCTTGTATTTTATG ATAAGGGACCTGCACATTGCTAAGCAAGTAGAAGATATAGGATTTTATGCTGGTTTTGTTG GTGCTTCATATATGCTTGGTAGAGCACTCACCTCTACATTATGGGGAATTGTGGCCGATAAGCATGGGAGGAAACCTGTTCTCGTAGTTACCCTTATTGCAGT AATTACCTTGAATACACTATTTGGACTCAGCTCTAGTTATTGGATGGCATTAACCACAAGAGGTTTGCTTGGGTTGTTGTCTGGTATGTTGGGGCCAATTAAG GCTTATGCTACAGAAGTATGCCGGAAAGAATATAGTCACTTGGCATTATCACTT ATTTCTTCCTCACGTGCCATAGGCCTCATTGTTGGTCCAGCCATTGGTGGTTATCTTGCACAG CCAGCAGATAAATATCCAGGCATGTTCTCTCAGGAATATATATTCGGGAG GTTTCCATATTTTCTCCCATGCCTGTGTATATCAATCCTCGCCGTTGCTGCTTTAATTTCTTGCATCTGGCTTCCG GAAACTTTACATAAACACAATGAAGCGACATATTCAAATAATTCGATTGAAGCCATGGAAGAATCTCTTTCCGACTCTAATGCTGAAGAAAGTAGTGGTGGATATTGGAGTTTGTTCACAAACTGGCCATTGATGTCTGCTATCACCGTATATTGTCTTTTCTCGCTTCAGGATGTGGCTTATGCAGAG GTATTCTCTCTTTGGGCTGTTAGCGATAGGAAATATGGTGGATTAAGCTTTACTTCTACAGATGTGGGCAGTGTCCTTGCACTCTCAG GTCTCTTCCTCCTAATATACCAGATTTTGATTTATCCATCGGTTGCAAAAGCTATAGAACCTATCACATTAGTCCGTGCAACTGCG ATCTTGACATTACCACTTCTTGCGAGCTATCCATTCATGACTACATTATCAGGGTTCAATCTTCAGTTGGTAGTAAATTGTGCATCTTCTCTAAAGAATTCCTTCCAA GTAACTACCATCACGGTGTGCAATATTTTGATGAATGATGCTGTG AGTCAAGACCTAAGAGCATCGGCCAATGGACTTTCTGTAACACTAATGTCCATCTTCAAAGCTGTCGCTCCGGCTGTTGCAGGTGTTAT ATTTTCATGGGCTCAAAGGCGCCAAACTGCTTCATTTCTTCCAG GAGACCACCTTGTCTTTTTCATGCTTAACGCGGCCACCGTCGTCGGTCTTATGTGCACCTTCGGACCACACTTTGCTAGGGGCAGCACGAAGCATTGA